A section of the Hevea brasiliensis isolate MT/VB/25A 57/8 chromosome 17, ASM3005281v1, whole genome shotgun sequence genome encodes:
- the LOC131175396 gene encoding uncharacterized protein LOC131175396: protein MEFSGKKRRERKRREKMMAVAFRPLFRRSDRRIGNPRPPMDSGRRDLRDRTGPAPIGHCLKKAIIERSRSLGAIGSRIAHRRRDCIFSQIRLPDGQSQNVVNITVNPSIFRRSGRVPGVRIGIGKPELQVAHFRLISI, encoded by the exons atggagttttccggcaagaaacgaagagagagaaagaggagagagaaaatgatggcagtggctttccggccacttttccggcgatccgaccgtcggatcggaaatccgaggccaccgatggactcaggacgacgagatcttcgagataggactggtcccgctccgatcggacactgtttgaaaaaggcgataatcgaacggtccagatcgcttg gtgcgattggatcgaggatagctcaccggcgtcgggactgcattttcagccagatccggcTGCCCGACGGCCAATCTCAGAACGtggtcaatattacagtcaatcctagcattttcagacgttctggacgcgttccaggtgtcagaattggcataggtaaacccgaactccaagttgctcattttcggctaatatcgatttag